A single window of Leishmania panamensis strain MHOM/PA/94/PSC-1 chromosome 35 sequence DNA harbors:
- a CDS encoding multifunctional cyclin-dependent kinase pho85-like protein (TriTrypDB/GeneDB-style sysID: LpmP.35.2640), translating into MTLMNVCVYGLSSQMLEAFFVRECARSAHPLVASSASELRFGLVAAGESMGAWGMAWPVALEWCQCQRTPCINVPYLSYHPHHCEGGRQSSVEHYVAQVRFTSQEMNRLRDQQSDAEHLSMPCRLVILEEAFLRASCAPESSICVAPGTVIAGVDQRYSQPSSLCITPFEPKKNVLMECDGEAPQWLAVLDVRQCHDGSDIEDGDPLGCIGRNGAATAPVCFGSTGEQFAFLYNLPALPRRTFAPVLKTVSSGMNFLASEEDADVRVGSPNGSIPPFCECLPDSGKRAAADTPGPLLSLTFYANDPTQPFDQAAWESRLTSHQSEVMRRRMRETTDGVPSTTVCHVTDVRPVPVEGSCWCRSHLPMPVPSKRQLRQVHMKRVAAAASGNVDQDNYSTASPPGSSTSSVSTISSPHSGCYHSHVESSRRSARDGETRPSAGFLAKGWCVRPLQTIKPVLPLTGLADSSGRAPLMAARTQHAWTCLLNLHELEEFAIEVTVKVPYVADGTVLSLQGNTVLFSGMLHSSTSGTVLLPVYCPAPAGAPEGVASLWMKLYVQYLLTFPLEGCGQRGPLEIVRSLESLAWLTVSTLIGHRGLGKTYTRSSSPRRGAPLVIKCSENTIPSFQAAHARKCNMIEFDVMLSEDRVPVVIHDPLIELMALKREGVRACPDKAEYTSVRAAVHRLNYTRLRGLHVQCCKPLDRVFATKDLLVQHWDTLIAWARNCQPKLLKGSSSSQNSVCNCSSVRTVESSVMRMEDFPNGVPSLREVLEQTPPSLSFNIEVKYPFQPLVDSNLFLQSDAFEVNGFVDEILRVVFEFSDDGRNIVFSSFDPNVCLALALKQSRYDVFFLSDTKEMRDLKDYRSFYVEGAIQFAAAQHLAGVSMNAGTLLSPEDEVVLPNIPEVPLHGSAERGPVIADLFHADDPQHAPPTVPPSFGAYGRAMIAEMHHRNLKVWTWGDMNSYLYFAYVQATKMRVDGVIGDRMPVLPSLKQCGQHSTLDMKPSDEERVEMEKLGSDH; encoded by the coding sequence GTATGGGGGCATGGGGCATGGCGTGGCCTGTGGCGCTCGAGTGGTGCCAGTGCCAGCGTACCCCATGCATAAACGTTCCTTACCTCTCGtaccacccccaccactgCGAGGGCGGTCGACAGTCTTCCGTGGAGCATTACGTGGCTCAGGTGCGTTTTACAAGTCAGGAGATGAACAGGTTACGTGATCAGCAGTCTGACGCAGAGCACCTTTCCATGCCGTGCCGGCTGGTCATTCTAGAGGAGGCATTCCTTCGCGCATCGTGCGCCCCCGAGTCGAGCATCTGTGTCGCCCCTGGCACTGTGATTGCCGGGGTTGATCAGCGGTACAGCCagccttcctctctctgcatcaCACCATTTGAACCCAAAAAGAATGTGCTCATGGAGTGCGACGGAGAGGCACCACAGTGGCTAGCGGTACTGGATGTGCGTCAGTGCCACGATGGCAGCGACATAGAGGACGGTGATCCGCTTGGTTGCATTGGAAGGAATGGCGCTGCTACAGCGCCCGTCTGCTTCGGTTCCACTGGTGAGCAGTTTGCCTTTCTCTACAACTtgcctgcgctgccgcgACGCACCTTTGCCCCTGTGCTCAAGACGGTATCCTCTGGGATGAATTTTCTGGCATCCGAAGAGGACGCAGACGTTCGCGTCGGCTCACCAAACGGCAGCATCCCACCTTTCTGCGAATGCCTTCCTGACAGTGGTAAGCGTGCAGCCGCCGATACCCCAGGGCCgttgctctctctcaccttctACGCCAACGATCCTACCCAGCCGTTCGACCAGGCCGCGTGGGAGTCGAGGTTGACGTCGCATCAGAGCGAGGTGATGCGTCGGCGCATGCGCGAGACTACCGACGGAGTTCCGTCGACCACCGTCTGCCACGTCACCGACGTGCGACCGGTTCCGGTGGAgggcagctgctggtgtcgcTCTCATCTGCCTATGCCTGTGCCATCGAAGCGGCAGCTACGTCAGGTGCACATGAAGCGTGTGGCTGCGGCCGCGTCAGGCAACGTTGACCAGGACAACTACAGCACAGCGAGCCCGCCAGGGTCTTCAACATCGTCGGTATCCACGATAAGTTCCCCCCACAGTGGCTGCTACCACAGTCACGTGGAGAGCTCACGGCGCTCTGCACGTGATGGGGAAACAAGGCCGTCTGCTGGTTTCCTGGCCAAGGGCTGGTGTGTGCGACCATTGCAGACAATCAAGCCCGTTCTGCCGCTGACGGGCTTAGCGGACAGCAGTGGAAGAGCGCCGCTCATGGCGGCGCGTACGCAGCATGCGTGGACGTGTCTCCTCAACCTTCACGAGCTGGAGGAATTTGCGATCGAGGTGACTGTCAAGGTGCCGTACGTCGCGGATGGCACGGTGCTTTCCCTCCAAGGCAATACCGTACTCTTCTCCGGCATGCTGCATTCCAGCACGAGCGGCACCGTGCTCTTGCCAGTCTACTGCCCTGCGCCCGCGGGTGCGCCGGAAGGCGTCGCGTCGCTGTGGATGAAGCTGTACGTGCAGTACCTGTTGACGTTTCCATTGGAGGGGTGTGGGCAACGCGGGCCGCTGGAGATTGTGCGGTCCCTGGAGTCGCTTGCGTGGCTCACTGTCTCCACCTTGATTGGACACCGCGGGTTGGGCAAGACATACACACGCTCGTCCTCCCCCCGCAGAGGCGCGCCACTCGTCATAAAATGCAGCGAGAACACCATACCATCATTCCAAGCCGCGCACGCCCGCAAGTGCAATATGATCGAGTTTGACGTCATGCTCTCCGAGGACCGCGTGCCGGTTGTGATTCACGACCCGCTGATTGAGCTGATGGCGCTGAAGCGAGAGGGTGTACGGGCGTGTCCGGATAAGGCTGAGTACACATCAgtgcgcgctgcggtgcacaGGTTGAACTATACGCGGCTGCGTGGCCTGCATGTGCAGTGCTGCAAGCCCCTTGACCGCGTGTTCGCCACCAAAGACCTGCTGGTACAACATTGGGATACTCTGATAGCGTGGGCGCGCAATTGTCAGCCCAAGCTGCTGAAGggctcgtcgtcgtcgcagAACAGCGTATGCAATTGCAGCTCAGTGCGGACCGTTGAGAGCTCGGTGATGCGAATGGAGGACTTTCCGAACGGTGTGCCGTCGCTCCGGGAAGTGCTGGAGCAGACGCCACCATCTCTGAGCTTCAACATAGAGGTGAAATACCCTTTCCAACCGCTCGTCGACTCGAACCTCTTTCTACAGAGTGACGCGTTCGAGGTGAACGGGTTTGTGGACGAAATCCTGCGAGTCGTCTTTGAATTTTCGGACGACGGGCGCAATATCGTTTTCAGCAGCTTCGACCCCAACGTGTGCCTTGCGCTGGCCCTGAAGCAGAGTCGCTACGATGTCTTCTTCCTCAGTGATACGAAGGAGATGCGTGACTTGAAGGACTACCGTTCCTTCTACGTGGAGGGCGCCATCCAgttcgccgctgcgcagcacctcgcgggTGTTTCGATGAACGCAGGGACGCTTCTCTCACCAGAGGatgaggtggtgctgccaaATATTCCTGAGGTGCCACTGCACGGTTCGGCCGAACGAGGCCCCGTGATAGCAGATCTGTTCCATGCTGATGATCCGCAGCATGCTCCACCCACCGTGCCGCCGTCCTTCGGTGCGTATGGACGCGCCATGATCGCCGAGATGCATCACCGAAACCTGAAAGTGTGGACGTGGGGCGATATGAACAGCTACCTCTACTTTGCCTACGTGCAGGCGACCAAGATGCGGGTCGATGGTGTAATTGGGGATCGCATGCCCGTGCTCCCCTCTCTAAAACAATGTGGACAACATTCAACCCTCGACATGAAACCTTCAGACGAAGAGCGTGTTGAGATGGAGAAGCTCGGAAGTGATCACTGA